In Crinalium epipsammum PCC 9333, the genomic window TCCCATTATTTTTGAAATCGCTGATTAGAGTTGTAACAAAGTTTGTTGATTAGCGACGGATGAATATTTATCAATAATTGCATTGCACCAAACCTCAAAAGTCGGTTCGTCCCAATTATTTAAATCGTCAGCAACCTGCCCGTCGTATATTTCCAGCCCTGCTGATTCAGGCAAGCCGAAAGCTACAGCTTCCGCGCCACAAGCCAAACGGCAACGACAAACTATTTCTGGTATTTCCATTTTTTTATCCTATTAATAACGGTTAACTGGTTCGTGAATACTAAAAAGAGGAGAACAACAAAACTCCTCTAATCCTTTAATTGTTAAATGCCATGTGCCATCTTTCAGTTGGTAAATTAATCCATCTCTTTCTGCATTTTTTAAACACCTTTTTATATTATAAAAACCGCAACTTGATAAATATTTGTCCAGAACTTCGGTAGTAGTTAAATCATTATCATCAAGAAATACTTGAATAGTTTGACAGATTTCCTCATGTGCATCAATATACAACTCTTCATCTGCATCAACGTCCGACATTTAAACCTGCCATTAGCATTAATAATAGTAATACTTAATCACCAAAATAATAACGTATGCACATCTATTTGATCTTGCCTTGATTGTTTATTGACTACAGCCAAATACCATCCTTTGGACGTTATATACCAAAATTAAACTCAAGCTGGATACCACCAGACAAATCTAAAACAAAATCTTGATATTGACTTGCTAAACGAGTAATGGGAGCATTAGAAAAAGCCTTTTTCAATTGGGAATCTAATTCACAAACCTGGGAATTAAAATATGCCACAAGTTTCCTGAATTTATTACCACTAAGTTTGCGAGAATGACTATAAAAATAGAGTATTTTCAGAAAACAATCTACTGTTTGTTTGTAAAGTTTTTGTGAAGCATACTTAAGTTTTCTACAGGTATCAGTTGTTAAAGAATCAAGTTGATGAAATCTGTAAGACAAGTTAATTTTAATCATAAAATAATTATTGTTAACCAATTAATTGATTTAATTATAACAGTTAAGAACAATTAATGTGACTAACGACTTGGCGATCGCCAAGTTGATTTGAAGTTTTATTCAATTAATTAGTAGGTCGCAAAAATGTCTAAGCGCCGACTTCCAACCAGCAAAACTAAAAAAGTTATTCATGTTAATCAGTACGAAATTCGAGCTAATGGTAAAGATGGTGGTAATCGTCCAGTTTTAACAGTCAAGCAAGGAAAATTAAATATTTACGGGCATGAAGCTTTCATTTGCGATAGCTACGGCAATCAAATTGCTAAAGTAATTTACCGCCCCGATAAGCCGCTATCCTGCGGTGCAAAGTGCTGGGTTGAAACTTATGCTGATGTTGAAGTAGTTACGCTTGATGGTGAAGATAAACCTCAAGAAATAGCTAAACCAACTAATCAACTCAAACTGTTTTAACCACAGCAGTTTATAATCAAATATACCCTAATTTATAAATTGGGAACGAAAGCACAAACGCACTTAAATTTGTTAAATCAGGGTAGAATAGACATTTTTTTGTGGTCTACCTCTTTTCCTTGCTCAGAGAGACTTTCAGCCCCTAAAGGGGCTAGAAAATGCCTAAGTCCCGCGATTAACCGCACTAAGAACTGCTAGAAAAGAGGCGGTCACGATATTGCAATGGATGCCAACCCCGTGTATTGACCCTGGGAAAGTATCGCTAGCTACCTCAACATAAGCGATCGCAGAAGCGTTGCTCCCCTGACTAAGTGAGTGTTCCTCGTAATGATGGATGCGAATGCCAGCATTCAGGGCTGTTAGAAACGCATCAATCGGGCCATTGCCCTGTCCGGTAAGCGCTACAGGTTGCCCATTCATTAAGAGCGTTAGTGCGATCGCCTGTTCCCCCTTCTCTGTTTCTGACAACTGGTGAGAGAGGTACTTCAACGGCGACACAGCTTGTAAATATTCAATCTCAAATAGTTTCCATAGATCGGTTGCAGACATTTCTTGACCACAAGCATCCATTGCTTGTTGCACTACTTGACCAAACTCGATCTGCAACCGTCGCGGCAACACCAAACCGTAGTCCCGTTCTAGCAAGAAGGCAATACCCCCCTTACCGGACTGGCTATTTACCCGAATCACGGACTCAAAAGTGCGTCCCACATCTGCTGGATCGAGTGGCAGATAAGGAACTTCCCAGGTGCTATCTAATTTCTGCACTGCCAAGCCTTTCTTGATTGCATCTTGGTGGGAACCAGAGAAGGCAGTGAATACCAACTCTCCCACATAGGGATGGCGGGGATGAATCGGCAGTTGCGTACAGTCCTCCACCGTACTCGCCACTAGATTAATGTCCGAAAAGTCCAAACCAGGATGAATGCCTTGGGTGTAGAGGTTCAGCGCCAGCGTCACCAAATCCACATTCCCGGTACGTTCGCCATTGCCAAATAAGCAACCCTCTACTCGATCTGCGCCTGCCATCTGCGCCAGTTCCGCTGCGGCAATGCCACAACCGCGATCGTTATGGGGATGAACGCTCAAAATTACACTATCCCGTCGTGCTATATTACGATGCATCCACTCTACTTGATCTGCGAATACATTAGGGGTTGCAACTTCTACTGTTGCGGGTAGGTTGATAATCGCTTTGTGCTGTGGTGTGGGTTGCCACACATCCAAAACTGCATCGCAAATATCTTTAGCAAAATCTAGTTCAGTCGCTGTGAAGGTTTCCGGGGAATATTGGAAATACCAATCAGTCTGTGGTTGTTCTGCGGCAAGTTCGTTCATCAGTTGTGCTGAGGACGCTGCCATCTCGATAGTGCCAAGGCGATCCTTACCAAAGACGGTGCGCCGAAAGACTGGAGAGGTAGCGTTATAAAGATGTACAATCGCCCGTTTTGCTCCTTGCAAGGCTTCAAAGGTGCGACGAATTAGGCGATCGCGGGCAGGCGTTAAAACCTGAATCGTGACGTGATCCGGTATTAAGTGATGCTCAATTAGGTGGCGAACGAAATCAAAGTCAGTTTGTGAAGCGGAGGGAAATGCCACTTCGATTTCAGTAAACCCAATATCAACTAAAAGCTTAAACAGACGTAACTTGCGTTGAACGTGCATCGGCTCAATCAGCGCCTGGTTGCCATCGCGTAGATCGGTACTGAGCCAGATGGGGGGATGGGTAATAGTAGAAGATGGCCAGGTGCGGTCGGGTAAGTTGATGGGTGCAAATGGATGATATTTGGTTGTAGGATTCTTCAACACGATCGATATTTCCTATGTTTTCGGTGTTTGTGAGATGTTGTGGCGATGCCGTGCAGCGGCTCCGCCAAGGGCGGAATCGCAATCAAAGGAGAGGAGGAGTTGCCAGGTTGCCACGCAGACCAATTCTGACAACCCACTAATAGTCGCAGTAACATCTCCAGCA contains:
- the leuA gene encoding 2-isopropylmalate synthase, which translates into the protein MLKNPTTKYHPFAPINLPDRTWPSSTITHPPIWLSTDLRDGNQALIEPMHVQRKLRLFKLLVDIGFTEIEVAFPSASQTDFDFVRHLIEHHLIPDHVTIQVLTPARDRLIRRTFEALQGAKRAIVHLYNATSPVFRRTVFGKDRLGTIEMAASSAQLMNELAAEQPQTDWYFQYSPETFTATELDFAKDICDAVLDVWQPTPQHKAIINLPATVEVATPNVFADQVEWMHRNIARRDSVILSVHPHNDRGCGIAAAELAQMAGADRVEGCLFGNGERTGNVDLVTLALNLYTQGIHPGLDFSDINLVASTVEDCTQLPIHPRHPYVGELVFTAFSGSHQDAIKKGLAVQKLDSTWEVPYLPLDPADVGRTFESVIRVNSQSGKGGIAFLLERDYGLVLPRRLQIEFGQVVQQAMDACGQEMSATDLWKLFEIEYLQAVSPLKYLSHQLSETEKGEQAIALTLLMNGQPVALTGQGNGPIDAFLTALNAGIRIHHYEEHSLSQGSNASAIAYVEVASDTFPGSIHGVGIHCNIVTASFLAVLSAVNRGT